TCCCCTGAGCACCTCATCTATATTTGCACCTCATTGAAATGGGGATGTTGGCTTTGGAGTAAAACCATTAAGCATCACTTCTGGTTAATGGCATTTTGGGCTCTTTAGGGGCTAAGCTTGGTGCTAGCTGCCTGCACAGTGCACCTCTTAGAGAGAATGTTCATTTtttgagcaaataatttatactCCACGTACAtgtttatgtttttgttttGACTTTGCAATTGTAAAGTTCCTGTAGATTGTAAATTAAGTTTTACCATCTGGTTGATGCCCGAGAAATCTATCTGAAGGACTTGATAGGCTACAGGTGTCGTCTCCTCGCACATTTTGGGTTTTCTTCTAGTTATGTGGCTGATGAGACACAGTTTACTAACATCTATAGAAGAGAAGATAAATTACTTTGATGCAGTGATCAATGCTTTTTTGAGTGAAGTGCGCGAAGGGAATAGTGTTGAATTAACTATTCCAATGATAAGTTAATTACTATTAATAAGGTTGTTGCCTTTTCATGACCACTTGATTTTCCAATGTAAGGTAAGAAGTGGCTAAACTTCACATGGAAATATCACCTGCTGGGCCTTTTCTCATGAGTTGGTAATGCGAGTCTCTTCATTTTTGTAGTAGCATGTGAAATTTGGCATGCTTCTCTCTTAGCTGAATGTGCAGTATTCCATCTCCAGATCTACTCTCTTTTATTTCTGAAGCACAACACTTCAACGCGAGGTATGTGTggctcttctttctttctcttttactCTTTCCATCTGCAAAGGCATTTCTTTGTCTACAGTAGAGTAGGaaagcaaaaaaggaaaaaaaaaaaaaagtttttgccTTATTTCCTTTTTTCATATGCATCATTATTGGCATTATTCCTCTTTGGTGCTTGCTTAACTTGTTTCTCATTTCACCATAGTAAAAGTAAAGCATCTTGCAGATTGAGGCACAATGAAGGAGAAATGGTAAATAGCATCTTCTATTCTTTTTAGTATTGAATAATTCATAGTCAACTTCATTTATCTTCCTTCTAAGCTATCTTGTAGACATTTAGGAAATTATTTGTGTTtagatatttgagaaaaatgaCTTTAACTGCCATCTGATGAAAAGTAAATTCAGGTATTATATGTAAATGTTACGAAGGATAGGTGTGAAGATGAAATTTGCTAGGTGGGTTTTTCAGTCGGGTCCAATTTGCTTAGACCcaaaatatttgtttggttgtaaCACTATTTGGCTCAGCTATCCCTTTAGGTTGAAGCCTTAGAGAGCTTTAGAACAGCATATGTATTAACTTCATCGCATCCTGCAAGATAATAAGATGACTTGTGTCTTTTACGTTGAAAGTTGATTTATAGTTTTTGACAATAAGATAGCCACTTAGGCCAAAgtcggaataagttatccaagGATTGCTTATTCAGTATAAGGATTTTCTAAAATGATTGTAAAaaagaagtttgattttttgctTCTTAAAAGATTTTGATATTCACGATCTGGCAGAATAACATATTTTACTTGTAAGGTGATATATTTTATCTGAAAAAATAGTTTGAAGGCCGAATAAGTATTCAATTCGAGACATTTGATCATACTCCTTATTTACCAAATGTACAATCTTCTCAAGTAAATCATGAAATTATTCCTTTGATGGAGAGCATTGTGTTAAAAGTAATAGCAGGGAAGATGTTTTAGATTTCTTTTCATATGAGACTGAGCAAGTGTTCTCATGTAAAGAGAAAGATGTGGTGGATTCTGCAATTCAACAAAATGTGACAGCAATGGGACTCCTAACATGATATTTGCTACAGACCCGTGCCATTTTCCATTGTGAGACCTTTTTTAGGATTCTACTCTGCTGACTCCTTGATGCATAATGTGATCTATAAAGTTTTCTTTTGATTAACTTGGAGAGCTGCAGCTTTTTAGGTTTAACTTCAAAGCTCACTCTTTTGGGTTCATCAATTTGCACCCTGTGAAGGTTTTTTTTGCATCCTCTGCATTCATTGCCATCTGATTAATTATGATTTTTGTGGAATTTGCATTAAGGTATACTCGTACAATCATTATTATCTTAGATCAAGAGAAATGGCCTTAACTTCCGAAGTCTTACTTGTTAGAGGCTGAACCGAACTCTACTCCAAATACAGTACCTACCCTTCAATTCTTAGATTCGGTTTCTTGGTTACACTTTTCTATAATGCCAAAAATTTTCTGTTCTACCTTATTTTAAACAAGCCAAGTCGAAGTAGAATATGATTCATAGTGTGgcagagaaagaaaaaatagtaagaGATAGTGATGACATTAAGTGGTCCTAAAATGAGTTCATTTACCAGGAGTTACTATGTTGTTATGTGGTGCACTTGCTTGATAAATTGATCACTTTATGTATCTATGCTTTGTTGCGAGCCTGCTAAACAAATTGATCAAATGTTAGAAAATGCAGAGAATCTTTTAAGATACGGCTATTAAACCAActtatttacttaaaaatttatttaaaaattcggtCTTTTTGAAGCTTCTATAGAACTGTTATTTGTATAGTGTTATAGAACTGTTGTTTGTATAGAGTTTGAATAGTTTCTAATAGGTATCTACTGAAGCATCCTCTCCTCCGTCTTGTCATGTGATGTAGCTGTAGAACTGTTTCTTGACTATTGTAAGTTGACGGTGGAAATAtacttaaataatatttatttaagagAAGGCcattttaagaaagaaaaagttaacTTTAATCATTTAACTAATGGAGAGGGTGTATTTCCAAACTATGCACTATGGAGAAACATGTTTCATGACTAAAATTTTGTAGCAGTAATGCACTTTACAGTGATACTATGCattaaaaaaagtttgaaaaaagaATATCATGCATATAGGTGATTGTAATTAGTATAACTGGGGAGATTTTCCAGATTTTCCTGTGCGTATAGGCAAGTGCACGGGAACTTTGGCGTTAGCACGTCTTCTATAAAAGGGTGAATAAGCTGGTGCATCTATTATTGCGTTCAACCAAAAGCCCGTATTGCTATTGTTATTGTATTGCAGGTATAAATGTATGTAGTTCAAAAGCACTCGACTTGGAACTAGGAAGAAGAAAACACTTCTGGGTCTTTGGATTCACCTAGCacgattagagagagaaagagttcaCTTATTGCATTTTATAATTGATAAAAGTGCGCCGCATGGCATCCTTACTACGGATcgttatttttttgagagaaaggtagcacgctagttacttcattcattagataaataaatttaactatataGAGTGAGACTGCTAAGACCTTGAAAAAgacaaaagtaaaaacaaaacGTCAAATCGAAGGGTATAGCAAACACTGATGTCACTCGGTTCTATAAAAATCTGTCCACTTTTTTGCCAACACTCCAAATACTACGGATCATTATTAGATATCTAAAATGTAACCTGTTTGctataattaatcaaattatatCTTGCAAAGATTTGTCCATAGTTAATTTGTCCACTATTTGGTCTTTGTTACATCTTGATGCCCTCGGAAAGAATAATGATGCAGATGATTATTTTTCCTATTTAAGGTCCACTTGCCTCTCCTCTTTGCAAGCACATTCTATTGCCTTGCTAGTTGCTACCATGGATATTGTACATTCAGTCTTCTACTtgcttatttctttttccttcttcctATCCAATCCAACTCTTCTCTTGGTTCACTGCCAAATACAGCCCATTTCTAATGACACCCAAATGCAGGTCTATATTGTTCATGTACAAAAGCCTGACAGCACGAGCTTCCGTCGGTTCAAGGATCGGAAAGAGTGGTACGCGTCCTTCTTGCCCAACACCACCCTCGACTCCGGCAAGCCGCGCATGATCTATGCATACCGCCGCGCGATCAGAGGCTTCGCGGCGTGGCTCACCGCTCAGGAAGCAGAAGCCATGAAATCCATGGATGGCGTTCTCGTAGCCTACTCCGACTTCGAGTATGATGCTCAAACCACCTACACCCCGCAGTTCCTAGGACTAAACGCATGGGAGGACGGCATTTGGTATGACTCTCAATACGGAGCGGGGCAAATTATTGGGGTCATCGACACCGGATTTAAGCCTGGTCATCCTTCCTTCAGGGATACCGATGTAAATCCGCCGCCTGGGACGTGGAACGGAAGCTGCTACTGGAAACAATCCGTGTGCAACAATAAGCTCATCGGTGCAGTGGGATACAGGTTTGGGCACACCGTCTCACCTGAGGACAATAACGGTCATGGAACCCACACTGCGAGCACAGCTGCGGGGAATTTTGTGGATGATGCCCACGTACTTGGCATGGCACGCGGCACGGCCTCAGGGACGGCACCTAAAGCTCATCTAGCAATCTATAAGGTGTTACACAACACCAAAACTGCTACTGGTACAGTGGCCAAAGCGTTTGCTAGCGACACTTTGAGGGGTATCGATGAAGCGATACGCAATCACGTGAACGTGCTATCCATGTCCCTCGGGACGGTGACGCATCAGCTGCATGCGAATCCTATTGCCATAGCATCATACGCAGCAATCACCGAAGGGATTGTCCCTGTGGCCTGTGCTATGAACGAAGGGCCCTATAAAAGCATCATAGCGAACGATGCGCCGTGGATACTTACCGTTGGAGCAAGCACTACGGACAGGAGGATAAGGGCCATTGTCAAGCTCGGAAATGGTATGGAGTTCTTCGGCGAAACAGCATACCAGCCAGAGGGATTCAATTCGACTCAGCTACCGTTGGTTTATCCGGGGGTGCTACAGACGCAAAAGACCTTGAATTGCAAGAAGGGCTCCATGGACACTTTCGATGTTAAAGGGAAGATCGTGTTGTGCGGGGTTGGACATATTTCAAACATCGAAAAGGGTGAGGTCGTTAAGGCAGCGGGCGGTGCCGCGATGATACTAATGAACCAGCCGTGGAATGGGAACACGACGTACGCCGAACCCCACGTCATCCCGACGGCCCACGTGAGCTTCAGCGATGCGTGGAAGATCCTCACGTACTTCAACTCCATGCCCGATGTAACGGCAGCAATCATCTTCAACGGCACACAATACGGCGCTCGACCATCACCCTCAGTGGCTTTCTTCTCGTCGCGCGGCCCTAGCCTCATGAATGGCAACATCATCAAGCCGGACGTCATTGCACCGGGCGTCAACGTTCTAGCCGCTTGGCCATTCGAGGTAGGGCCTAAACCTGACCAGCACCTTCAGCCCACAACTCACACATTCAACTTCGATTCGGGAACGTCGATGGCGACCCCTCACGTGGCCGGCATTGTGGCAATGTTAAAGAATAACCATCCTGATTGGTCTCCTGCTGCCATTAAGTCGGCGATCATGACTACCGCTTACATGGTCGACGCCGATGGGAATCCTATCGGCGATGATTCCAAGCCCGCGGGGACCCCAGCAAGTGCATATGCCATGGGCTCGGGCCACGTCGACCCGTTGGCGGCCAACGACCCGGGCCTCGTCTATGACCTTCATTACTATGATTATATCCATTACCTCTGCGGCATGGGCTTCACTGACGCACAAGTCGGAGCCATCGGTCGCGGTTCGGTGCAGTGTTCTAAGGTCCGGGCGATCAGCCCGGAACAGCTGAACTATCCTTCTATGGCGGTGTACCTAAGTGCTAGTACGACCCAGGTGACGGTCGACCGAACGGTGACGAATGTCGGGGACGCCGTTTCGACCTACGAGGTGAAGTACGACGAACCGGAAGGAGTGAGAGTTGAAGTTACGCCTGATACGCTGCAATTCTCCCGAGCCGGGCAGATGAAGGATTTTCAAGTGACATTAAGCGTCGAGCCCGGGAGCCCAACAGTTAGGATGGCGGGGCAAGTTTTTGAGGGGCAAATGGCGTGGGTCTCCGGAAAGTACTACGTAAGGAGTCCTATTGCCGTCACAATCCAGTGAAACACGGTATTAGTTCTCGAGTCCCATGTGCAAAACAACGTACTAGTTCTTTCCCCGGCgtgtaaaaaagaaaacataatataaaataaataaaaaacatgtTTGTCTACCAAAAGGCTCTACTTCGTGGAAACTaagattcttcttcttttttcttgtttgtttttgtttttttcttttttttttctttttttattattattattatggtgtCTGATCAGATGAAGCAATCGGACTGAGCCCAGTTTGAGTGGAGTGTGCACTCCGAGAAACCAACTACAATCCATTCCTCGTGGGTCAACAGAGCAAAATTATTGCCTAAAAATAGCCGTACAAGTAAATAAAAGGTCAAAAAAGTATGGGAACAAAAGTAGTGAAAACCAAAGATTCTCGAATTACGCCCATATTCTACCAAGCGCGACAAAAGTTAAACATTTTTCAAGTATCCTATACAAAACCAGCAAATACAACTAGAAATTAACTATttaatccaaaataaaaaaaatgtttgaagaCCAACACCCCCCCGCTCCTCAACTATAAGCAATCTTAAAACAGGCCCCTTCAACTTggcctttatatttttatttgcaccTCCCCACTGCCGATTATTTGAAATTGAGTGATTTTTCGGAAATAAATTAGAGGCTCTATCAAGTTCATCTATGGTCTCatcaatttaataattttaattattttttaacaaataaaattaggaCAATTAACGACTATTATCTAAATGAGCTATTAATTGTTTTTTCCGTAAAAAATAGCTATATTAATTAgaacaacttaaaaaaaaaaaattagtgaggTGTCCATTCCAAAAAAGTCGAGGAGCCTATTTTATACTTGAGGGGGCTGCAAACAATTATATATCTTACTTAATTAACAACTATCCTGATCGGActccaaataaattaaaaagaaataaggaAATGATTGCATCCAAAACCAtgcccaaaaaacaaaaaaaaaaaaggaaattgaaAAGTTCTCCCTGCTTGGTCAAGGAGAGAACCTAACCAGCTTCAGTGGCAATCCCACTGCTCGTTCAGTCACTTCTATAAACCGGCTCTTTGTTTTCAGCAATAAATAAAACACCACTTCAAGAACATTTATACGCTTAACCTTTCCAACtaccctaatatatatatatatatatatatatatatatatatatatatatatacacgNCGTCTTATTTGTTCACTAGTGTGGTTTGTATTATGTGAAAATTTTGTCACAGAGGTAATGAAATAGAAAGGTACGATAGCCTTGTATGATACAATATTGGATACCCCAACTCCCCGGAGGGGGGGAAGTTGAAGAGAGATTAAAGTTAGGGTAAGGGGCAATTTGTTCTCTATTATTGGCTGCACTTCAGGACAGTGTTCTCTATTATTGGCTCCACTTTGTGGTTagaaacttaaatattttaagttccTGTAGCCTACTATGCCTGGAAATCAGGCTAACTAGGGGAGGCAATCTAAACTTGCTGATATTTTTCATGACAATGAACCATTCATTGATATCATGGTAAATTTAGTATTATAAACCTTTGCCCTTTGGACGCATCTAACATATCTAATAAAGAAAACATACAGATCGTAATGAACATTGTATGCTTGCATTTGCTTAATGAAGAAAAAGGGAATTAAAATACAAAGATTTTGCATAACCACATAAAGTTGAAGGAATAAAGCTCGACGTACCTTAGAATATGCTCCAAAATAAACTGCTTGCTTGCTTGCGGATAATGCCAGTTATCATCCTCTCATAAATTGCACACAGGACAGCATCTTCAGTACATTTTGGTGTACTGATAAAAAAAATGCTCAAAATAGAGGACTTATGAATACCCTGAATTCATCATGATTTTAGATATTGTAAAACATTGCAAAGTATGCTTCCGAAAGTTAAATTAGAATTGTACATACTTGATGCACGGATACCCTTCAGAAGTCTTAGCAACATCTGACAGTTGTTTATGTCTGATGCAGTGTTTTTGTTACGCCTGCGAAGTAGCTGCTCCCTGTAAGCAGTGGGAAGGAACATATGGGCATTGCGATGTATCGAAAAAGTAATAAAGGAGAATTTAGAAGGCTTGGTATGCACTTCCAGGAGAGAATGGAATTTAAGAATGCTGATCTGTAGACCCCCTTACTCTGTTCCAAGAGGATTTGGGGGATATCTTAAGAAGGTAAATGTTTTGGTAGTGTATTGCTAAAGGCTTTTTTATACCAGGGACTGATAAATACCATCATAAGTCGATAAAGAATCACAATGGAATTTAACTTCTTTCAAATTAATAAGACATAAACACGGGCATATCGTAACTACGTCCAACCCCACGAAAACTATCATACTTGGGATTCTCGCTATTCGTAGAATTCTAACTTTTCCAGCTACAAGTGGAATTTCTCTATGCTCTACCATGCATGCCCTGCGGCCTCGCAGGGAACTGTCTCAACACTATTCCTTCAACCAAAGATTACGAAGAGgaggaagggaaaaaaaaaagtcgagaTGTTTAAAGTAACTTTTTATCTATTCCAGTTAAGCAAACTCTGGCTTTGGCCACTTTTAACAAGTGCATAGTGCCGCAAACTAGGCAACAACCTTACCAGCTAAAATATTATTCCTCAACAAAAGAAAACAGCATATCTAACACGACCAAAATCAAACACATCGATTGGATTACTACAATTACATTGTTCCCGAATCCCGAATAATTTTATAACATCAACACAAGGACAGTATTAGCACATTCTGGTAGGGAAATTCGCACCGACTTCGCTTACACATTCATTCAAATGATCAACTGCACAAAAATTACAGCAACACAAACATATTACAAAACAGACTAGTTAACTTTGTGTAGGCATTAAGTAACGGAGATAATCAATCaagcatcatcatcataagAGGCATGGAAGTCCGTAGAACAACCTGGGGCGTCTGGATCCTCGGCGCCGCAGCAGTCGTAGAACTTGGCCGCATAAGGCGGATCATCCGGTCCAAGCTCGTAGTACCTTCGATCAACAAGAATAAAAGAATCGGGAAGGATCTATTTAATCCTTCGATTTGAACAGGTTGGCTTAACTCTTCAGATTAatctgaagaagaagatgaagacgaagaaggaaaaagagagagagagagagagagagagagagagagagagagatcgtgGTGTGGttagtgtttagggtttagggattAGTCGGTGACCTCTTCTGGTCGTCGTGGCGTCGGCAAACGAAGAAGGAAGGGTGGAACCTGCAGGAGGCGGGCGTGTTTTTGGGGGGATCGAAGCGTTGCTTGCATCGCCGACACAGCTTCTCcaccgcagcagcagcagcaaccaCCACGCCCTCTACTGCTTCCgacatcttctttctttcttccttcctttctttctttctttctctcgctctccctcGCCCTCCCCCACTcgctctccccctccctctccgcCCCTTGTCTTCTCTGATCCCCGAGCCACGCGTCGTCACGAGGCCCATATATATAGATAAGGCCGGCTTCTTGGGCCGGCCCATTGTGACGCGGGTGCGAGCGGATCGGACGGTTCAGAAAGTTTAGGTCAGGCCCGCTCCCGGATCAAACTAAACCGAAAACTCGCAGGGATTGCGATTGCGGAGTCATGAGCTTTTGAAAAGAACTTCCTTGGTCGGGATGGTAGGAAAATTATGTTACGTGCAGTTAAAAAATgtgattaaaaaatatgatgtttattttcgtacgtaatattatattccgcatatcgcgattagttggttaagatatattttttacggagaacgcagaagtatattccTATATTCTTTTACCCCatctttattttatctaataacattAAATAACTTTGGACGTTTCCTATAGAAAATAGGATTAGAGTAGGAACTGGTGACCTACCTAGAGTATATAGGACTAGAGGTTGAACTGGCTTTTTGGCATTCAGTTTATTCTTGTTTAAGTATTTTAGTTTTAGGAACAAAGCAGTGGAACACCCAAATATCATCTCAAGTAAAATTAACTACCAGACAACAGAAAATTACGGCAGGGACATTAAGGACTTCACCTTCATGAGCAGCAATCTCAGACAGATAAGTTGCATTGTGCCTTGTGTTTTCACTCGGGTCAGTGAATTCAATGATTAAGCCGTACTTTCCAATCTGCATGTCACAACAAAAAATTTACTCAAATAGAAACTTTTATAACTAAAAATTCTTAAACAACATATGGAACTAAAATAATGACATAGAACACCTGAAATAAAGAACATAGAACAGACAAGTAAAGCAGAACCTGTTAATTGACAAGATAATAAGTAATTCTTAGTGCATCTTTGTTGGAAGAAGAATTTGAGGAACACTTGTAATTAAAATAGCATATTATTCAGGGGTTGATTATGTAGATCATGACATACTAATAATTCCGATATATTTAAGGCCTATTAGTTGGTAAAAGATATACTTTCTCATTTGACAATCATTTAGTAGTTTGATCCTCAGCTTGCCTCTTTGCTGTACCAGATGGGGTGTTTAACTTGCCTCTCACAAATAAATTACTCATACAAAGTTTCATATCTATTCCTAAAAAGTTTGAACTATAAAATTTGTGTAATCTTGATTGTCAAATACATTTCTCCAACATTTAAAAGTATGCAAAATTCTATTCATGCAGGTTGACTATTGTAAGTTCACGCGCGGTAGAAatatacttaaaaataatttttattcaagaGTAGGGCcattttaagaaagaaaaagttaacTTTAACATTCAACTAATGGAGAGGATGCATTTCCAAACTATGCACTATGGAGAAACATATTTCAAGACTACAATTTTGGAGTAATTATGTATTCAACTACTTTACAGTTTACAGTGATAATAATatgcatgaaaaaaaatttgaaaaaagaatATCATATAAGTGATTGTAATAATAAGTAGTATAACTGGGAGATTTTCCAAATTTCCCTGTACGTATTGCGGTATTGGCATGTGCATGGGAACTTCAGCATTGGCACCTCTTCTATGAAAAGGTGAATAAGCTGGTGTATCTATTATTGCGTTCAACAAAACGCCCGTATTGCCATTTGCAGCTATACATGTATGTAGTTCAAAAGGCACTTGATTTGGAACTAGGTAGAAGAAAACACTTCTGGGTCTTTGGATTCGTCTAGCACGATTAGAGAGCAGGAGAGAGAGTTCACTTATTGCATTTCATAATTCATATAAGTGCACCACATGGCTTCACTTACTACGGATCATTATTAGTTATCCATAATGTAACCTGTTTTctataattaatcaaattatttctcGCAACGATTTGTCCGTGCATGGTTATTTCTTGCGAACATTTGGAAAGGATCCTATTTAAGGACCATATGCCTCTCCTCTTTGCAAGCACACCTTCTCTATTGCGTTGCTACCATGGAAATTTTACACTCAATCTTCTACTtgcttatttctttttccttcttcctATCCAATCCAACTCTTCTCTTGGTTCACTGCCAAATAAAGCCCATTTCAAATGACACCCAAATGCAGGTCTATATTGTTCATGTACAAAAGCCTGACAGCACGAGCTTCCGTCGGTTCAAGGATCGGAAAGAGTGGTACGCGTCCTTCTTGCCCAACACCACCCTCGACTCCGGCAAGCCGCGCATGGTCTACGCGTACCGCCAAGCGATCAGCGGCTTCGCAGCGTGGCTCACCTCTCAAGAAGTAGAAGCCATGAAATCTACGGATGGCGTTCTCGTAGCCTACCCCGACAGCGAGTATGATGCTCAAACCACCTACACCCCGGAGTTCCTAGGACTAAACGCATGGGAGGACGGCGTTTGGTACGACTCTCAATACGGGGCGGGGCAAATCATCGGGGTTATCGACACCGGATTTAAGCCCGGTCATCCTTCCTTCAGGGATACTGATGTAAATCCGCCGCCAGAGACGTGGAACGGAAGCTGCTACTGGAAACATTCCGTGTGCAACAACAAGCTCATCGGTGCAGTGGGATACAAGCATGGGCGCACCGTCTCACCTGAAGACAAGAACGGTCATGGAACCCACACAGCGAGCACAGCTGCGGGGAATTTCGTGGATGATGCTCACGTACTCGGCATGGCACGCGGCACGGCGTCAGGGACGGCACCTAAAGCTCATCTAGCAATCTATAAGGTGCTACACATCACCAAAACTGCGAGTACTGGTACGGTTGTCAAAGCGCTTGTTAGTGACACATTGAGGGGCATCGACGAAGCGATCCGGAATCACGTAAATGTGCTATCCATGTCCCTCGGGTTGGAGAAGCAACGGCTGCATGCGGACTCTATTGCCATAGGATCATACGCAGCAATCACCAAAGGGATCGTCCCGGTGGCCGCTGCCGCAAATGCAGGCCCCTTCGCGAGTGTCATAGCGAATGATGCGCCGTGGATACTTACCGTCGGAGCAAGCACTACAGACAGGAGGATAAGGGCCATTGTCAAGCTCGGAAACGGTATGGAGCTCTTCGGCGAAACAGCATACCAGCCGGAGGGATTCAACTCGACTCAGCTACCGTTGGTTTATCCAGGGGTGCGAAAGACGCAAAAGACCTTGAATTGCTTGAACGGCTCCATGGACACTTTCGATGTTAAAGGGAAAATCGTGTTGTGCGGGGTTGGACATATTACAAACATCGAAAAGGGTGAGATCGTTAAGGCAGCAGGCGGTGCGGCGATGATACTAATGAACCAGCCGTGGAATGGGAACACGACGTTCTCCGAACCCCACGTCATCCCGACGGCCCATGTGAG
This genomic interval from Ananas comosus cultivar F153 linkage group 8, ASM154086v1, whole genome shotgun sequence contains the following:
- the LOC109714689 gene encoding subtilisin-like protease SBT1.2, which encodes MQVYIVHVQKPDSTSFRRFKDRKEWYASFLPNTTLDSGKPRMVYAYRQAISGFAAWLTSQEVEAMKSTDGVLVAYPDSEYDAQTTYTPEFLGLNAWEDGVWYDSQYGAGQIIGVIDTGFKPGHPSFRDTDVNPPPETWNGSCYWKHSVCNNKLIGAVGYKHGRTVSPEDKNGHGTHTASTAAGNFVDDAHVLGMARGTASGTAPKAHLAIYKVLHITKTASTGTVVKALVSDTLRGIDEAIRNHVNVLSMSLGLEKQRLHADSIAIGSYAAITKGIVPVAAAANAGPFASVIANDAPWILTVGASTTDRRIRAIVKLGNGMELFGETAYQPEGFNSTQLPLVYPGVRKTQKTLNCLNGSMDTFDVKGKIVLCGVGHITNIEKGEIVKAAGGAAMILMNQPWNGNTTFSEPHVIPTAHVSFSDAWKIITYFNSTPNGTAAITFNGTQYGVQPSPSVAYFSSRGPSLMNGNIIKPDVIAPGVNILAAWPFEVGPKPNHTLPPTTHTFNFESGTSMATPHVAGIVAMLKNNHPDWSPAAIKSAIMTTAYTVDVNGKPIGDDSKPMGTPASAYAMGSGHVDPTAANNPGLIYDLHHQDYIHYLCGMGFTDKQVEAIGRGKVQCSKVRAISPEQLNYPSIAVYLSANTTEVTVNRTVTNVGDAVTSYEVKYDEPEGVRVEVTPDMLEFSRAGQMKDFRVKLSIKPGSPTVRMAGQVVEGQMAWSSGKYYVRSPIVVTMQ
- the LOC109713791 gene encoding subtilisin-like protease SBT1.7, with amino-acid sequence MDIVHSVFYLLISFSFFLSNPTLLLVHCQIQPISNDTQMQVYIVHVQKPDSTSFRRFKDRKEWYASFLPNTTLDSGKPRMIYAYRRAIRGFAAWLTAQEAEAMKSMDGVLVAYSDFEYDAQTTYTPQFLGLNAWEDGIWYDSQYGAGQIIGVIDTGFKPGHPSFRDTDVNPPPGTWNGSCYWKQSVCNNKLIGAVGYRFGHTVSPEDNNGHGTHTASTAAGNFVDDAHVLGMARGTASGTAPKAHLAIYKVLHNTKTATGTVAKAFASDTLRGIDEAIRNHVNVLSMSLGTVTHQLHANPIAIASYAAITEGIVPVACAMNEGPYKSIIANDAPWILTVGASTTDRRIRAIVKLGNGMEFFGETAYQPEGFNSTQLPLVYPGVLQTQKTLNCKKGSMDTFDVKGKIVLCGVGHISNIEKGEVVKAAGGAAMILMNQPWNGNTTYAEPHVIPTAHVSFSDAWKILTYFNSMPDVTAAIIFNGTQYGARPSPSVAFFSSRGPSLMNGNIIKPDVIAPGVNVLAAWPFEVGPKPDQHLQPTTHTFNFDSGTSMATPHVAGIVAMLKNNHPDWSPAAIKSAIMTTAYMVDADGNPIGDDSKPAGTPASAYAMGSGHVDPLAANDPGLVYDLHYYDYIHYLCGMGFTDAQVGAIGRGSVQCSKVRAISPEQLNYPSMAVYLSASTTQVTVDRTVTNVGDAVSTYEVKYDEPEGVRVEVTPDTLQFSRAGQMKDFQVTLSVEPGSPTVRMAGQVFEGQMAWVSGKYYVRSPIAVTIQ
- the LOC109713911 gene encoding uncharacterized protein LOC109713911 — protein: MSEAVEGVVVAAAAAVEKLCRRCKQRFDPPKNTPASCRFHPSFFVCRRHDDQKRYYELGPDDPPYAAKFYDCCGAEDPDAPGCSTDFHASYDDDA